One region of Paraburkholderia acidiphila genomic DNA includes:
- a CDS encoding HAD family hydrolase — MNDRVIAAFDFDGTITTSDSFRAFMLDAAGSARIAAAVLRCLPSLIGVPLGWSPRGPTKARFLYAAMGPVQREALEAAAQRFVERSLPALLRPDMLARVAEHQALGHEVVLVSASPSIYLRMWAKTVGIGTVLSSELEWRDGVYTGHLAGNNCWGPEKVARLRAWWGEHAPATLYAYGDSRGDKEMAELAQYAWIRGESALPPLAAAGGFGAA, encoded by the coding sequence ATGAACGACCGCGTCATCGCCGCATTCGACTTTGATGGCACCATCACCACGTCCGACAGCTTTCGCGCCTTCATGCTCGACGCCGCCGGCTCTGCCCGCATCGCCGCCGCCGTGCTGCGCTGCCTGCCTTCGCTCATCGGCGTCCCGCTCGGCTGGTCGCCGCGCGGGCCCACCAAGGCGCGCTTCCTGTACGCCGCCATGGGGCCCGTGCAGCGCGAGGCGCTCGAAGCCGCTGCGCAGCGCTTCGTCGAGCGGAGTCTGCCCGCGCTGCTGCGCCCCGACATGCTCGCCCGCGTGGCCGAACACCAGGCGCTCGGGCACGAGGTCGTGCTCGTGAGCGCGTCGCCGTCGATCTATCTGCGCATGTGGGCGAAGACCGTGGGCATCGGCACCGTGCTTTCGAGCGAACTCGAGTGGCGCGATGGCGTGTACACGGGCCATCTGGCGGGCAACAACTGCTGGGGTCCGGAGAAGGTCGCGCGGCTGCGCGCATGGTGGGGCGAGCATGCGCCGGCCACGCTCTACGCTTATGGCGACAGCCGCGGCGACAAGGAAATGGCCGAGCTTGCGCAGTACGCGTGGATACGCGGCGAGTCGGCCTTGCCGCCGCTTGCGGCGGCGGGCGGCTTCGGTGCGGCGTGA
- a CDS encoding dienelactone hydrolase family protein — protein sequence MNGQWTQVKSHDGGEFRAYTALPPEGSGPGLVLLQEIFGVNGYMRALADRYAEEGYVVMVPDLFWRLEPNVDLGYEGADAQKAFSLYERFDVDLAMQDVAQTLAALRAHPQHRGKVGAVGFCLGGKLAYLSATRTDVDCAIGYYAVGLENNLDEAARITCPLMLHFGADDAYCDAATRERIAAALADKPGVELYTYPGCDHAFASSSRPQYDKPATMMAYSRTLAMLRRVLGPIYDFNALWEEHCYHEFVARNPSDVMPTMVAQPYVNHIPTMTGGVGHDELKRFYTHHFVHSNPEDTRLIPISRTIGSDRVVDEFIFCCTHDREIDWLLPGLAPTGKYFEVPMLAVICFRGNKLYNEHIYWDQASVLAQIGAIDPTGLPIAGAQSAKKLLDETLPSNTLMARAWRESEGKPF from the coding sequence ATGAACGGACAATGGACCCAGGTGAAGTCGCATGACGGCGGCGAATTTCGTGCCTACACGGCACTGCCGCCCGAGGGCAGCGGCCCCGGCCTCGTGCTGCTGCAGGAGATCTTCGGCGTAAACGGCTACATGCGCGCGCTCGCCGACCGCTACGCCGAGGAAGGCTACGTGGTGATGGTGCCGGACCTGTTCTGGCGTCTGGAGCCGAACGTCGATCTAGGCTACGAAGGCGCCGACGCGCAAAAGGCGTTCTCGCTCTACGAGCGTTTCGACGTCGACCTCGCGATGCAGGACGTGGCGCAAACACTCGCCGCGCTGCGCGCGCATCCGCAGCATCGCGGCAAGGTCGGCGCGGTGGGTTTCTGCCTGGGCGGCAAGCTCGCGTATCTGAGCGCGACGCGCACCGATGTCGATTGCGCGATCGGCTATTACGCCGTTGGCCTCGAAAACAATCTGGACGAAGCCGCACGCATCACGTGCCCGCTCATGCTGCACTTCGGCGCCGACGACGCCTATTGCGACGCTGCCACGCGCGAACGTATTGCCGCGGCGCTGGCGGACAAGCCGGGCGTCGAGCTGTATACCTACCCGGGCTGCGACCACGCGTTCGCGTCGTCTTCGCGCCCACAGTACGACAAGCCGGCCACGATGATGGCGTACTCGCGCACGCTCGCCATGCTGCGCCGCGTGCTCGGCCCGATCTACGACTTCAACGCGCTGTGGGAAGAGCACTGCTATCACGAGTTCGTCGCGCGCAACCCGAGCGACGTGATGCCGACGATGGTCGCGCAACCCTACGTCAACCACATTCCCACGATGACGGGCGGCGTGGGCCACGACGAACTCAAGCGCTTCTACACGCACCACTTCGTGCATTCGAACCCGGAGGACACGCGCCTGATCCCGATCTCGCGCACGATCGGCTCGGACCGCGTGGTGGACGAGTTCATCTTCTGCTGCACGCACGACCGCGAGATCGACTGGCTGCTGCCGGGCCTCGCGCCCACGGGCAAGTACTTCGAAGTGCCGATGCTTGCCGTGATCTGCTTTCGCGGCAACAAGCTCTATAACGAGCACATCTACTGGGACCAGGCGTCGGTGCTCGCGCAGATCGGCGCGATCGATCCCACCGGCCTGCCGATCGCGGGTGCGCAAAGCGCGAAGAAGCTGCTCGACGAAACGCTGCCCTCGAACACGCTCATGGCGCGCGCCTGGCGCGAGAGCGAAGGCAAGCCGTTCTAA
- a CDS encoding M23 family metallopeptidase: protein MRGQHQGATRRATASRIALGATLALAITLEFTLSGCTITPWRTPEGEEAGPAADTGVTTTAVPPPAVAASALPAKPAAESSPSGLYRVKPGDTLYRIAKASGQRPADLVSWNKLPADGKVQVGQLLRVAPPAAAAAATAAPATAPAKPIAAQAANSASKPATATAAAANASPAARSNARFIWPIEGSVAQPFKGKSKGVVIAGPPGQQVKAAASGRVVYAGSGMQAYGKLVIVKHDARLVTAYGRNARLLVKEGDTVKQGQAIAVSGTDGAGISALMFEVRENGKPVDPLAQLPKAPQ from the coding sequence ATGCGCGGCCAGCATCAAGGGGCAACACGACGCGCCACGGCCTCGCGCATCGCACTCGGCGCGACGCTCGCGTTAGCCATCACGCTTGAATTCACATTGAGCGGCTGCACGATCACGCCGTGGCGTACACCGGAAGGCGAAGAGGCCGGGCCGGCCGCCGACACCGGCGTCACGACGACCGCGGTGCCGCCGCCGGCTGTGGCCGCTTCGGCGTTGCCTGCGAAACCCGCCGCCGAGTCGAGTCCATCCGGCTTGTATCGCGTGAAGCCGGGCGACACGCTCTATCGAATTGCGAAAGCCTCTGGCCAGCGCCCTGCCGACCTCGTGAGCTGGAACAAGCTGCCCGCCGACGGGAAGGTCCAGGTGGGCCAGCTATTGCGCGTCGCACCGCCCGCGGCCGCCGCAGCAGCCACCGCCGCGCCCGCGACTGCGCCCGCGAAGCCCATAGCCGCTCAAGCGGCCAATTCGGCAAGCAAGCCCGCAACCGCAACGGCCGCCGCGGCGAACGCGTCACCCGCCGCGCGCAGCAACGCCCGCTTCATCTGGCCGATCGAGGGCAGCGTTGCTCAGCCCTTCAAGGGGAAATCGAAGGGTGTGGTGATCGCCGGACCGCCGGGCCAACAGGTGAAAGCGGCGGCATCGGGTCGCGTGGTCTATGCCGGGAGTGGCATGCAGGCGTACGGCAAGCTCGTCATCGTGAAGCACGACGCGCGTCTCGTCACGGCCTACGGCCGCAACGCACGATTGCTCGTGAAGGAGGGCGACACGGTGAAGCAGGGCCAGGCGATTGCCGTGAGCGGCACGGATGGCGCCGGCATCTCCGCCCTCATGTTCGAGGTGCGCGAGAACGGCAAGCCCGTCGATCCGCTCGCGCAGCTGCCAAAGGCGCCTCAATAA
- a CDS encoding BPSL1445 family SYLF domain-containing lipoprotein produces MKRREFLASSLAIAAWLAASAGCTTTSGSADADPATENAVARREIDTGVDETLARLYRTVQGARELIAKARGVLVFPEVVGAGFVIGAEYGRGALRVEGRTLGYFTTMGGSFGAQIGAQSRAIVYAFMTRSSLDRFKRSSGWSAGADATVALVKMGANGKIDTSTAVNPIEAFVLTNGGLMAGVSLEGSKVSRLDI; encoded by the coding sequence ATGAAAAGAAGGGAATTCCTCGCCAGCTCGCTGGCCATTGCCGCCTGGCTCGCGGCGAGCGCGGGCTGCACGACAACTTCGGGTTCCGCCGATGCCGATCCCGCCACGGAGAACGCCGTCGCGCGCCGCGAGATCGACACGGGTGTTGACGAAACACTCGCACGCCTTTATCGCACCGTGCAGGGCGCTCGCGAACTCATTGCCAAGGCGCGTGGCGTGCTCGTATTTCCGGAGGTCGTGGGTGCGGGTTTCGTGATCGGGGCCGAATATGGGCGCGGCGCACTGCGCGTGGAAGGCCGCACGCTCGGCTACTTCACGACGATGGGCGGCTCGTTCGGCGCCCAGATCGGCGCGCAATCGCGCGCCATCGTTTATGCGTTCATGACGCGCTCCTCGCTCGACCGCTTCAAGCGCAGCAGCGGCTGGAGCGCGGGCGCGGACGCCACCGTCGCGCTCGTGAAAATGGGTGCCAACGGCAAGATCGATACTTCGACGGCGGTGAACCCCATCGAAGCGTTCGTGCTGACGAATGGCGGCCTGATGGCGGGTGTTTCGCTAGAGGGCTCTAAAGTCTCGCGGCTCGACATCTAG
- a CDS encoding DNA/RNA non-specific endonuclease: protein MKKLFASLISSLLLAAASHAYAAPACSQFVPNGQFPTLTNQRMAPRTRMLCYSDFVVLHSGVTHGPLWSAEHLTRDHLEAAKDMTRTNRFFEDDRLPEGEGATLADYKRSGFDRGHMSPAGNRWNAQAMAESFSLANIVPQNRDNNQRLWAHIETAVRKLASKYGEAYVVTGPLFTGAQLQTIGATRVLVPTQIFKVVYVPSQQLAFAIVADNTAVDRYDVRSVRDLEAQSGIAFPGIPADVAAKEKVSFNGRGFAVSKWGW from the coding sequence ATGAAGAAGCTGTTCGCCTCACTGATTTCCTCCCTGCTGCTCGCCGCCGCCAGCCACGCTTACGCCGCGCCTGCCTGTTCGCAATTCGTGCCCAACGGCCAGTTCCCGACACTCACGAATCAGCGCATGGCGCCCAGGACGCGCATGCTTTGCTACTCGGATTTCGTCGTGCTGCATTCCGGTGTCACGCACGGTCCGCTGTGGTCCGCCGAGCATCTCACGCGCGATCACCTCGAAGCCGCGAAGGACATGACGCGCACGAACCGCTTTTTCGAAGACGACCGCCTGCCGGAAGGTGAAGGCGCGACGCTCGCCGACTACAAGCGCAGCGGTTTCGATCGCGGCCACATGAGCCCGGCAGGCAACCGCTGGAATGCGCAGGCGATGGCGGAATCGTTTTCACTCGCCAACATCGTTCCGCAGAATCGCGACAACAACCAGCGCCTTTGGGCGCATATCGAAACCGCCGTGCGCAAGCTCGCGTCGAAGTATGGCGAAGCCTACGTCGTGACTGGCCCGCTCTTCACGGGCGCGCAGTTGCAGACCATTGGCGCGACCCGCGTGCTCGTCCCGACGCAGATCTTCAAAGTCGTGTACGTGCCTTCGCAGCAGCTCGCGTTTGCCATCGTCGCCGACAATACGGCTGTCGACCGCTATGACGTGCGCTCGGTGCGCGATCTCGAAGCGCAGAGCGGCATTGCGTTCCCGGGCATTCCGGCGGATGTCGCGGCGAAGGAAAAGGTCTCGTTCAACGGCCGCGGCTTTGCCGTGAGCAAATGGGGCTGGTAA
- a CDS encoding DUF3564 domain-containing protein, producing the protein MRLTILINGSDPTVNHDYAVLWLDTDQQRWSRESHDGIDLPEWGELRDVNGVTSLCAPLENEPLCTLRGLHVNRRQEISSAHGDATWSCEASHSPMEGQWRLQAVDRQMVHAEHSLFAG; encoded by the coding sequence ATGCGACTTACGATCCTGATCAACGGTTCCGATCCGACCGTCAATCATGACTATGCTGTGCTCTGGCTCGATACCGACCAGCAACGCTGGTCCCGCGAGTCTCACGATGGGATCGACCTGCCAGAATGGGGTGAATTGCGCGACGTGAATGGTGTCACGTCGCTGTGCGCGCCGCTCGAAAACGAGCCGCTGTGCACGCTACGCGGTCTGCATGTGAATCGCCGTCAGGAAATCAGTTCCGCACACGGCGACGCAACCTGGTCATGCGAAGCCTCGCACTCGCCGATGGAAGGCCAATGGCGCCTCCAGGCCGTGGATCGCCAGATGGTCCACGCCGAGCATTCGCTGTTTGCAGGCTGA
- a CDS encoding rubrerythrin family protein, producing MSQLKGSKTEQNLKDAFAGESQANRRYLYFAAKADVEGQNDVAALFRSTAEGETGHAHGHLEYLEAVGDPATGLPFGSSRLNLQAAIAGETHEYTDMYPGMAKVARDEGFDEIANWFETLAKAERSHANRYTKALEVLAD from the coding sequence ATGTCACAGCTAAAGGGCTCGAAGACGGAACAGAACCTCAAGGATGCATTCGCCGGTGAATCACAGGCCAACCGCCGTTATCTGTATTTCGCAGCCAAGGCCGACGTAGAAGGACAAAACGATGTCGCGGCGCTGTTTCGCTCGACCGCCGAAGGCGAAACCGGCCACGCGCACGGTCACCTCGAATATCTGGAAGCGGTAGGCGACCCGGCAACCGGGCTGCCGTTCGGCAGCTCGCGTTTGAATCTGCAAGCGGCGATTGCAGGCGAAACGCATGAATACACCGACATGTACCCCGGCATGGCCAAGGTCGCGCGCGACGAAGGCTTCGACGAAATCGCGAACTGGTTCGAGACACTAGCCAAGGCGGAGCGCAGCCACGCCAACCGCTATACGAAGGCGCTGGAAGTGCTGGCGGATTGA
- a CDS encoding heterodisulfide reductase-related iron-sulfur binding cluster, which produces MPHKEGSLEAPTRHPLDWRSDAFYDQAQLDTELARVFDICAGCRRCVSLCGAFPALFDLVDETDSGEAHDVDKASFDKVVDQCYLCDLCYMTKCPYVPPHPWNVDFPHLMLRAKAVHYRKGEVKLRDRVLSNTDALGQIAGIPIVTQTVNAINHTKAMRGAMEDMLGVDRKAWLPDFATHKFRNVAKRAASTEVRDGERTPGKVAIYATCYVNFNEPGIGHDLLAVLDHNEIPYELVKSEWCCGMPLLEQGNLEGVAHKQSQNMPLLARYAREGYALIGAVPSCVLMYKHELPLMFPDDANTKAVSDAFWDPFEYLVARHRDGLLKTDFRAPLGNVSYHVPCHARVQNIGRKTFDLLSLVPETKVTVVERCSGHAGTFGVKKEFHAMSMKIGTPVFKQMGQAEPNFISSDCQLAGHHIAQGIEENQLGEPPLAHPITLLRRAYGI; this is translated from the coding sequence ATGCCCCACAAGGAAGGCAGTCTCGAAGCGCCCACGCGCCATCCGCTCGACTGGCGCTCCGACGCTTTTTACGACCAGGCCCAGCTCGATACGGAACTCGCGCGCGTGTTCGATATCTGTGCGGGCTGCCGGCGCTGCGTGTCGTTATGCGGCGCGTTTCCCGCGCTGTTCGATCTCGTCGATGAAACCGATAGCGGCGAAGCGCACGACGTCGACAAGGCGTCTTTCGACAAGGTCGTCGACCAGTGCTATCTGTGCGATCTCTGCTACATGACGAAGTGCCCCTATGTGCCGCCGCATCCGTGGAATGTGGACTTTCCCCATCTCATGCTGCGGGCCAAGGCGGTTCACTATCGCAAGGGCGAAGTGAAGCTGCGCGACCGCGTGCTCTCGAACACCGACGCGCTAGGCCAGATCGCCGGCATTCCCATCGTCACGCAGACGGTCAACGCGATCAACCACACGAAGGCGATGCGCGGCGCGATGGAAGACATGCTGGGCGTCGATCGCAAGGCGTGGCTGCCCGACTTCGCCACGCACAAGTTTCGTAACGTTGCAAAACGCGCGGCATCGACCGAGGTGCGCGACGGCGAGCGCACGCCGGGCAAGGTCGCGATTTACGCGACCTGTTACGTGAATTTCAACGAGCCCGGCATTGGTCACGACCTGCTCGCGGTGCTCGACCACAACGAGATTCCCTACGAGTTGGTGAAAAGCGAATGGTGCTGCGGCATGCCGCTGCTGGAGCAAGGCAATCTGGAAGGCGTGGCGCACAAGCAGTCTCAGAACATGCCGCTGCTCGCGCGTTACGCGCGCGAGGGGTACGCGCTGATTGGCGCGGTACCGAGCTGCGTACTCATGTACAAGCACGAACTGCCGCTGATGTTCCCCGACGACGCCAATACGAAAGCCGTGAGCGACGCGTTCTGGGACCCGTTCGAATATCTTGTGGCGCGTCATCGCGACGGCCTGCTCAAGACCGATTTTCGCGCGCCGCTTGGCAACGTGTCGTATCACGTGCCGTGTCATGCGCGCGTGCAGAACATTGGCCGCAAGACTTTCGACCTGCTTTCGCTCGTGCCCGAAACGAAGGTGACCGTGGTCGAGCGCTGTTCGGGGCACGCGGGCACGTTTGGCGTGAAGAAGGAATTCCACGCCATGTCGATGAAGATCGGCACGCCCGTGTTCAAGCAGATGGGTCAGGCAGAGCCGAATTTCATCTCGTCCGATTGCCAGCTTGCGGGGCATCACATTGCGCAGGGCATCGAAGAAAACCAGCTAGGCGAGCCGCCGCTCGCTCACCCCATCACTCTGCTGCGCCGCGCCTATGGCATTTAG
- a CDS encoding DUF3501 family protein: MTIARNSLLTLEAYARVRGDMRKRIIEHKKQRAVALGNHLTFLFEDETTIRYQIQEMLHIEKIFDEDGIQGELAAYLPLVPDGGNLKATMQLEYESEVERRAALARLIGIEDKVFVQVEGEPPVYAIADEDLERENAEKTSAVHFVRFELTPQMKTRLGEGATLTIGCDHPNYRVPTQTIDGEVRASLLKDLA, encoded by the coding sequence ATGACGATCGCGAGAAATTCGCTGTTGACGCTGGAAGCCTACGCCAGGGTGCGGGGCGATATGCGCAAGCGCATCATCGAGCACAAGAAGCAGCGCGCGGTGGCGCTCGGCAATCACCTCACGTTCCTGTTCGAGGACGAAACCACGATCCGCTATCAGATTCAGGAGATGCTGCACATCGAAAAGATCTTCGATGAAGATGGCATTCAGGGCGAACTCGCGGCCTATCTGCCGCTCGTGCCCGACGGCGGCAACCTGAAGGCGACCATGCAGCTCGAATACGAAAGCGAAGTCGAGCGGCGCGCGGCGCTCGCGCGGCTCATCGGCATCGAGGACAAGGTGTTCGTGCAGGTGGAAGGCGAGCCGCCCGTCTACGCGATCGCCGACGAAGACCTCGAGCGCGAGAACGCCGAAAAGACCTCTGCGGTGCACTTCGTGCGTTTCGAGCTCACGCCGCAGATGAAAACGCGGCTAGGAGAGGGCGCCACGCTCACGATAGGCTGCGATCATCCGAATTACCGCGTGCCGACGCAGACCATCGACGGCGAAGTGCGCGCCTCGTTGCTCAAGGACCTTGCCTGA